Proteins encoded together in one Flavobacterium keumense window:
- the thiL gene encoding thiamine-phosphate kinase — protein MIEDKNPQRTSISQLGEFGLIDHLTKNFAITQPSTLKGIGDDAAVLDFKDKKVVVSTDMLVEGVHFDLAYMPLKHLGYKAVVTNVSDICAMNAKATQITVSIAVSNRFPLEALEELFEGITLATNEYKVDVIGGDTTSSQKGLIISITAIGEADATELTYRNGAQSTDLLVVTGDIGAAYMGLQVLEREKQVFLVNPNSQPDLDAYTYLIERQLKPEARKDVRTLLHALEIKPTSMIDISDGLSSEIIHLCKQSKVGCNLYEDKLPLDPQFINVCEEFNIDSTTVALSGGEDYELLFTIKMDDFDKIKGNPNFSVIGHMTQESEGIHLVTRANTKIPLKARGWNAITE, from the coding sequence ATGATTGAAGATAAAAACCCACAACGCACCAGCATTTCGCAATTAGGCGAATTCGGATTGATTGATCACTTGACCAAAAACTTTGCAATTACACAACCTTCTACACTAAAAGGAATTGGAGACGACGCGGCTGTCTTAGATTTTAAAGACAAAAAAGTAGTGGTTTCAACCGATATGTTGGTGGAAGGAGTTCATTTTGATTTGGCCTATATGCCTTTGAAACATTTGGGCTACAAAGCAGTCGTGACTAATGTATCTGACATCTGTGCCATGAATGCCAAAGCCACACAAATCACAGTTTCGATTGCGGTTTCCAATCGTTTCCCTTTGGAAGCCTTAGAAGAATTATTTGAAGGTATCACTTTGGCTACTAATGAATATAAAGTGGATGTAATTGGTGGAGACACCACCTCATCACAAAAGGGATTGATTATTTCTATTACCGCTATTGGAGAAGCTGATGCCACCGAATTAACCTATAGAAACGGAGCCCAATCGACCGATTTATTAGTAGTAACAGGCGACATTGGCGCAGCATATATGGGATTACAAGTCTTGGAAAGAGAAAAACAAGTGTTTTTAGTAAACCCTAATTCACAACCTGATTTGGATGCTTATACCTACTTAATTGAACGCCAATTAAAACCAGAGGCTCGGAAAGACGTCCGTACTTTATTGCATGCACTTGAAATCAAACCTACTTCCATGATTGATATTTCGGATGGATTGTCGTCTGAGATTATCCATTTGTGCAAACAATCAAAAGTTGGATGTAATTTATATGAAGACAAATTGCCTTTAGACCCTCAATTTATTAACGTGTGTGAAGAATTTAATATTGATAGTACTACCGTTGCTTTAAGTGGCGGCGAAGATTATGAATTATTGTTTACTATAAAAATGGATGACTTTGACAAAATAAAAGGGAATCCAAACTTTTCTGTCATTGGACACATGACACAAGAAAGCGAAGGCATACATTTGGTTACCCGTGCCAATACTAAAATCCCATTGAAAGCCAGAGGATGGAATGCCATTACAGAATAA